One Paracoccaceae bacterium genomic region harbors:
- the recA gene encoding recombinase RecA: MAGATLLDLKDKRDMDKKKALESALQQIERQFGKGSIMKLGENNPVMDIEATSTGSLGLDIALGIGGLPKGRIVEIYGPESSGKTTLTLHVVAEEQKKGGVCAFVDAEHALDPQYARKLGVNLDELLISQPDTGEQALEIVDTLVRSGAVSLIVVDSVAALVPKSEIEGDMGDMQMGSQARLMSQAMRKLTASIGRSNCMVIFINQIRMKIGVMFGSPETTTGGNALKFYASVRLDIRRIGSIKDRDEVVGNTTRVKVVKNKVAPPFKEVEFDIMYGEGISKTGELVDLGVKAGVVEKSGSWYSYGDERIGQGRENAKAFLRANPAVATAIEDRIRASHGLDFAMAGGADDVTEM, translated from the coding sequence ATGGCGGGCGCGACACTTCTCGATCTCAAGGACAAGCGGGACATGGACAAGAAGAAGGCGCTGGAAAGCGCGCTGCAGCAGATCGAGCGGCAGTTCGGCAAGGGCTCGATCATGAAGCTGGGCGAGAACAACCCGGTGATGGACATCGAGGCGACTTCGACCGGATCGCTGGGTCTCGACATCGCATTGGGGATCGGTGGTTTGCCGAAGGGCCGTATCGTCGAGATCTACGGTCCGGAAAGCTCGGGCAAGACGACGCTGACGCTGCATGTCGTGGCGGAGGAGCAGAAGAAGGGTGGCGTGTGCGCCTTTGTCGACGCCGAGCATGCGCTTGACCCGCAGTATGCCCGCAAGCTGGGGGTGAACCTGGACGAACTGCTGATCAGCCAGCCCGATACGGGCGAACAGGCACTGGAGATCGTGGACACGCTGGTGCGGTCCGGCGCGGTCAGCCTGATCGTTGTGGATTCGGTGGCGGCCCTTGTCCCCAAGTCCGAGATCGAGGGCGACATGGGCGACATGCAGATGGGCAGCCAGGCCCGCCTGATGAGCCAGGCCATGCGCAAGCTGACCGCCAGCATCGGCCGGTCGAACTGCATGGTGATCTTCATCAATCAGATCCGCATGAAGATCGGCGTGATGTTCGGCAGCCCCGAGACCACGACGGGCGGCAACGCGCTGAAGTTCTACGCGTCGGTCCGGCTGGACATCCGCCGCATCGGCTCGATCAAGGATCGTGACGAGGTGGTGGGCAACACGACCCGCGTGAAGGTGGTGAAGAACAAGGTGGCGCCCCCGTTCAAGGAGGTGGAGTTCGACATCATGTATGGCGAAGGGATCTCGAAGACCGGCGAGCTTGTCGATCTGGGGGTCAAGGCGGGCGTGGTCGAGAAGTCCGGTTCCTGGTATTCCTATGGTGACGAACGGATCGGCCAGGGGCGCGAGAATGCAAAGGCGTTCCTGCGGGCGAACCCGGCGGTCGCCACCGCCATCGAAGACCGTATCCGGGCCAGCCACGGGCTCGATTTCGCGATGGCCGGCGGGGCCGACGACGTGACCGAGATGTAG
- the alaS gene encoding alanine--tRNA ligase, producing MPSLTEIRSTFLDFFARNGHRVVASSPLVPRNDPTLMFANSGMVQFKNCFTGVERRDYVRATTAQKCVRAGGKHNDLDNVGYTARHHTFFEMLGNFSFGDYFKSDAIPFAWELLTRDFDIPKDRLLVTVYHTDDEAAAIWKSVAGLPDDRIIRIPTDDNFWRMGPTGPCGPCTEIFFDHGPGIWGGPPGSAEQDGDRFIEIWNLVFMQNEQMQDGTLRTLDMQSIDTGMGLERIGALLQGKHDNYDTDLMRSLIEASAHATGADPDGSGKVHHRVIADHLRSTSFLIADGVTPSNEGRGYVLRRIMRRAMRHAHQLGAQDPVMHRLVPTLVRQMGGAYPELTQAQALIEETLRSEETRFRQTLDRGLRLLDDELSRIPEGADLPGAAAFKLYDTYGFPLDLTQDALREKGRAVDVAGFDAAMAEQKAKARASWAGTGEAKDAAIWFDLAEAHGTTEFLGYETETAEGQIVALVVAGSEIGSAETGAQVQIVVNQTPFYAESGGQVGDHGYVRTDTGLARVTDTRKSAGVFIHVAEVVEGTVLRGQPAKLEVDHARRSAIRANHTATHLVHEALRRALGDHVAQKGSLNAPDRLRFDFSHGKALTAAELAQVEAEVNGYVRQNAPVETRIMTPDDARAIGAQALFGEKYGDEVRVVSMGRLPGSGKGADGATYSLELCGGTHVARTGDIGAFVMLGDAASAAGVRRIEALTGQAALSHLRAQDARLSEIAAALKAQAAEVVDRVRALVEERRALQNEVAQLRRELAMGGSGEGAATRDVGGVAFLAQTLTGVSGRDLPALIDEMKGRIGSGVVLLIADTGAKPAVAAGVTADLTGRISAVTLARAAAEAMGGKGGGGRPDMAQAGGADIALAGAAIAAAETVLKG from the coding sequence ATGCCGTCGCTGACCGAGATCCGCTCGACCTTCCTCGACTTCTTTGCCCGGAACGGGCACCGCGTGGTCGCGTCCAGCCCGCTGGTGCCACGGAACGATCCCACGCTGATGTTCGCGAATTCCGGGATGGTGCAGTTCAAGAACTGCTTCACCGGCGTGGAGCGGCGCGACTATGTGCGGGCCACCACCGCGCAGAAATGCGTGCGCGCAGGCGGGAAGCACAACGATCTGGACAACGTGGGCTACACGGCCCGGCATCACACGTTCTTCGAGATGCTGGGAAACTTCAGCTTCGGCGACTATTTCAAGTCGGATGCGATCCCCTTTGCCTGGGAACTGCTGACGCGGGATTTCGACATCCCGAAGGATCGCCTTCTGGTCACCGTCTACCACACCGATGACGAGGCGGCGGCAATCTGGAAAAGCGTCGCGGGACTGCCGGATGACCGCATCATCCGCATCCCCACCGATGACAATTTCTGGCGCATGGGCCCGACCGGTCCCTGCGGCCCCTGCACCGAGATATTCTTCGACCATGGCCCCGGGATCTGGGGCGGACCGCCGGGCAGTGCGGAGCAGGACGGTGACCGGTTCATCGAGATCTGGAACCTCGTGTTCATGCAGAACGAGCAGATGCAGGATGGCACGCTGCGCACGCTCGACATGCAGTCGATCGACACCGGCATGGGGCTGGAGCGGATCGGCGCGTTGCTGCAGGGCAAGCACGACAACTACGATACCGACCTGATGCGCAGCCTGATCGAGGCCTCGGCCCATGCCACCGGCGCCGATCCGGACGGTTCGGGCAAGGTGCACCACCGGGTCATTGCAGACCACCTGCGGTCCACCTCCTTCCTGATCGCAGATGGCGTCACGCCCTCGAACGAGGGGCGCGGCTATGTGCTGCGCCGCATCATGCGTCGCGCGATGCGGCATGCGCATCAGCTGGGCGCGCAAGACCCGGTCATGCACCGGCTGGTGCCGACACTCGTTCGTCAGATGGGCGGGGCCTATCCCGAACTGACCCAGGCGCAGGCATTGATCGAAGAGACCCTGCGTTCGGAAGAGACACGGTTCCGCCAGACGCTGGACCGTGGCCTGCGATTGCTGGATGACGAGCTTTCCCGCATTCCGGAAGGCGCCGACCTGCCGGGAGCCGCGGCCTTCAAGCTGTATGACACCTATGGCTTCCCGCTCGACCTGACGCAGGATGCCCTGCGCGAGAAGGGCCGGGCCGTCGATGTGGCGGGCTTCGATGCGGCCATGGCCGAGCAGAAGGCGAAGGCGCGCGCAAGCTGGGCGGGAACGGGCGAGGCCAAGGATGCCGCGATCTGGTTCGATCTCGCAGAGGCGCATGGCACCACCGAGTTTCTGGGCTATGAGACCGAGACGGCCGAAGGCCAGATCGTTGCCCTGGTGGTCGCCGGTTCCGAGATCGGCTCTGCCGAAACCGGTGCGCAGGTGCAGATCGTTGTGAACCAGACGCCGTTCTATGCGGAAAGCGGCGGGCAGGTGGGTGACCATGGATATGTCCGCACCGATACCGGTCTTGCGCGGGTGACCGACACGCGGAAATCGGCCGGCGTGTTCATCCATGTGGCCGAGGTGGTCGAGGGCACGGTGCTGCGCGGACAGCCCGCGAAGCTGGAGGTGGACCACGCTCGCCGCAGTGCCATCCGGGCCAACCATACGGCAACGCATTTGGTGCATGAGGCCCTGCGCCGGGCGCTTGGCGATCACGTCGCGCAGAAGGGCAGCCTGAATGCGCCGGACCGCCTGCGCTTTGACTTCAGCCACGGCAAGGCGCTGACGGCAGCGGAGCTTGCGCAGGTCGAGGCAGAGGTGAATGGCTATGTGCGGCAGAACGCACCGGTCGAGACGCGGATCATGACGCCGGACGATGCGCGGGCCATCGGCGCGCAGGCGCTGTTCGGCGAGAAATATGGCGACGAGGTGCGTGTCGTGTCGATGGGGCGCCTGCCCGGTTCCGGCAAGGGTGCCGATGGCGCGACCTACAGCCTGGAGCTGTGCGGTGGAACGCATGTGGCGCGGACCGGCGACATCGGGGCCTTCGTCATGCTGGGCGACGCTGCATCGGCTGCCGGGGTGCGGCGCATCGAGGCGCTGACGGGGCAGGCCGCGCTGTCCCATCTGCGGGCGCAGGACGCACGGCTGTCCGAGATCGCGGCAGCGCTGAAGGCGCAGGCCGCGGAGGTTGTCGACCGCGTGCGCGCGCTTGTCGAGGAGCGCCGCGCGCTCCAGAACGAGGTGGCGCAGCTGCGCCGTGAACTTGCCATGGGCGGCTCGGGCGAGGGGGCGGCGACGCGCGATGTCGGGGGCGTGGCGTTCCTGGCGCAGACGCTGACCGGTGTGTCGGGCAGGGACCTACCCGCCCTGATCGACGAGATGAAGGGGCGGATCGGTTCGGGCGTCGTGCTGCTGATCGCGGACACGGGCGCCAAGCCCGCGGTCGCGGCCGGGGTGACAGCCGACCTGACGGGCCGCATCAGTGCGGTGACGCTGGCCCGTGCCGCTGCCGAGGCCATGGGTGGCAAGGGTGGTGGCGGCCGCCCCGACATGGCGCAGGCGGGTGGCGCCGACATTGCCCTGGCGGGTGCCGCCATCGCCGCCGCCGAAACCGTGCTGAAAGGATAG
- a CDS encoding DUF1330 domain-containing protein, with amino-acid sequence MPTALWIAHVTVTDVEAYGRYAKGATEAIAAHGGVFLARGGRHVQLEGTDRARNVVARFPSLEAAVDCYNSTAYQAALDHARGAAVRDLVVVEEAS; translated from the coding sequence ATGCCGACCGCGCTGTGGATCGCCCATGTGACCGTGACCGATGTCGAGGCCTATGGCCGGTACGCCAAGGGGGCGACCGAGGCGATCGCCGCACATGGCGGGGTGTTCCTTGCCCGCGGTGGCCGCCATGTGCAGCTGGAGGGTACCGATCGCGCACGCAACGTGGTCGCGCGGTTCCCCAGCCTTGAGGCGGCGGTCGACTGCTACAACTCGACGGCCTATCAGGCGGCGCTCGACCACGCGCGAGGCGCGGCCGTGCGTGATCTGGTGGTGGTCGAAGAGGCGTCCTGA